The following proteins are encoded in a genomic region of Maribacter hydrothermalis:
- a CDS encoding DUF2795 domain-containing protein, which produces MYWTLELASYLSDAPWPASKDELIDYSIRTGAPLEVVENLQSMEEEGGEIYESIEEIWPDYPTEEDYLWNEDEY; this is translated from the coding sequence ATGTATTGGACATTAGAATTAGCATCTTATTTAAGTGATGCACCTTGGCCGGCAAGTAAAGATGAGTTAATAGATTACTCCATCAGAACTGGAGCCCCTCTAGAAGTCGTAGAAAATTTACAATCTATGGAAGAAGAAGGTGGCGAAATATATGAATCTATCGAAGAGATTTGGCCTGACTACCCTACGGAAGAAGACTACCTCTGGAACGAGGACGAATATTAA
- the secA gene encoding preprotein translocase subunit SecA yields the protein MSFINSILKAFVGDKSQKDVKELQPLVDQIKSFESKLESLNHDELRQKTIEFKKIIQDSYKEKTEEINKLEEEVKNSTDIDKNEDLYTAIDKLKEEVYTISEETLNKLLPEAFAVVKETAKRFAKNETLKVAASEYDRTLSATKEYVTLEGENAVWKNSWNAAGKEVTWDMVHYDVQLIGGIAMHQGKIAEMQTGEGKTLVATLPLYLNALSGNGAHLVTVNDYLAKRDSAWMAPIFQFHGLSVDCIDHHKPNSNGRRAAYNADITYGTNNEFGFDYLRDNMAHTPKDLVQRPHNYAMVDEVDSVLVDDARTPLIISGPVPEGDRHEFNELKPKVSEIVQKQRQHLTGVLAEAKKLISEGDTKEGGFLLLRVYRGLPKNKALIKFLSEEGVKQLLQKTENFYMQDNNREMPVVDEDLLFVIDEKNNQIELTDKGVDYISGEQNRDFFVMPDIGGEIAKIENQNLEIEKEAELKEELFKDFTIKSERIHTMSQLLKAYTLFEKDTEYVVMDNKVMIVDEQTGRIMDGRRYSDGLHQAIEAKENVKIEALTQTFATVTLQNYFRMYSKLAGMTGTAVTEAGEFWEIYKLDVMEIPTNRPIARDDRNDLIYKTKREKYNAIIEEVTKISQAGRPVLIGTTSVEISELLSKLLSVRKVPHNVLNAKLHKKEADVVAEAGNAGIVTIATNMAGRGTDIKLSEAVKKAGGLAIIGTERHDSRRVDRQLRGRSGRQGDPGSSQFYVSLEDNLMRLFGSDRVAKMMDKMGLEDGEVIQHSMMTKSIERAQKKVEENNFGVRKRLLEYDDVMNAQREVVYKRRRHALQGERLKLDIANMVYDTCEVIVESNKAASDYKNFEFELIKYFSITAPIEEADFGKMSTQEITGKIYKAAYTHYNDKMERNAAAAFPVIKKVHEDNANNFERIVVPFTDGIKSLNVVTNLQEAYDTNGKQLITDFEKNISLAIIDDSWKTHLRKMDELKQSVQLAVHEQKDPLLIYKFEAFELFKSMIEKVNKDVVSFLFKGELPSENTNAIQEERNVQRKENLKTSKEEIPNSDELAARSRAVGQNQGQRPAVTETITREQPKIGRNERVTIKNVMSGESKTVKYKQAEPLLQSGTWVLTQD from the coding sequence ATGAGTTTCATTAATTCCATCCTAAAGGCATTCGTTGGTGATAAATCACAAAAAGATGTAAAGGAACTACAGCCTTTAGTAGACCAAATAAAGTCATTCGAATCTAAACTTGAAAGCCTAAACCACGATGAACTTAGGCAAAAGACCATAGAATTTAAGAAGATAATTCAAGACTCTTATAAAGAGAAAACTGAAGAAATCAATAAATTGGAAGAAGAGGTTAAAAACTCTACCGATATTGATAAAAATGAAGATCTCTATACTGCAATTGATAAACTAAAAGAAGAAGTTTATACTATTTCTGAAGAAACACTTAATAAATTATTGCCAGAGGCTTTCGCAGTTGTGAAAGAAACTGCCAAACGATTTGCCAAAAATGAAACTTTAAAAGTAGCAGCATCAGAATATGACAGAACATTGTCAGCTACTAAAGAATATGTTACTCTTGAAGGCGAAAACGCAGTTTGGAAAAACTCTTGGAATGCTGCCGGTAAAGAAGTTACTTGGGATATGGTACATTATGACGTTCAGCTTATTGGCGGTATTGCCATGCACCAAGGTAAAATAGCAGAAATGCAAACTGGTGAAGGTAAAACTTTAGTTGCAACCCTACCCCTATATTTAAATGCTTTGAGCGGAAATGGCGCTCACTTGGTAACTGTAAATGATTATTTGGCAAAAAGAGATAGTGCTTGGATGGCACCAATCTTTCAATTTCATGGTCTTTCTGTAGATTGTATTGACCACCACAAACCAAATTCTAATGGAAGACGAGCAGCCTACAATGCCGATATTACCTATGGTACAAACAACGAATTCGGTTTTGATTACCTAAGGGATAATATGGCGCATACGCCAAAAGACTTAGTACAAAGACCACATAACTATGCTATGGTAGATGAGGTAGATTCTGTACTTGTGGATGACGCTCGAACACCATTAATTATTTCTGGACCAGTACCGGAAGGTGACCGTCATGAATTCAATGAATTGAAACCTAAGGTTAGTGAAATAGTACAAAAGCAACGCCAACATTTAACCGGTGTTTTAGCAGAAGCTAAAAAGCTCATTTCAGAAGGTGATACCAAAGAAGGTGGTTTTTTACTCTTAAGAGTATATCGTGGACTACCAAAAAACAAAGCATTAATTAAGTTTTTAAGTGAAGAAGGAGTAAAACAATTACTTCAAAAAACCGAAAACTTTTATATGCAGGATAACAATAGAGAAATGCCTGTGGTAGATGAAGACCTATTGTTTGTTATTGATGAAAAAAATAACCAAATAGAATTAACCGATAAAGGGGTTGATTATATTTCTGGAGAACAAAATAGAGATTTCTTTGTAATGCCAGATATAGGTGGAGAAATAGCTAAGATTGAAAATCAAAATCTTGAAATTGAAAAAGAGGCCGAACTTAAAGAAGAGCTTTTTAAAGATTTCACGATTAAGAGTGAGCGTATACATACCATGAGCCAATTACTAAAGGCATATACCTTGTTTGAAAAAGATACGGAGTATGTAGTAATGGATAATAAGGTCATGATCGTTGATGAGCAAACTGGTCGTATTATGGATGGCCGCAGATACTCAGACGGTTTACACCAAGCTATTGAAGCAAAAGAGAATGTAAAGATTGAAGCATTAACTCAAACTTTTGCAACAGTTACCTTACAGAATTACTTTAGAATGTATAGCAAACTTGCTGGTATGACAGGTACTGCTGTAACCGAAGCTGGTGAATTTTGGGAAATCTATAAGTTAGATGTAATGGAAATTCCCACGAACAGGCCCATCGCAAGAGATGATAGAAACGATTTAATCTATAAAACAAAAAGAGAAAAATATAATGCCATTATTGAAGAAGTTACCAAAATAAGCCAGGCAGGAAGACCTGTACTTATTGGTACCACTTCGGTAGAAATATCAGAATTACTATCTAAATTATTGAGTGTTCGTAAAGTTCCTCATAATGTATTGAACGCTAAACTTCACAAGAAAGAAGCAGATGTAGTTGCTGAAGCGGGTAACGCGGGTATTGTAACTATTGCTACAAACATGGCTGGTCGTGGTACAGATATTAAATTATCCGAAGCAGTTAAAAAAGCAGGTGGATTAGCTATTATAGGTACAGAAAGACATGATTCTCGTCGTGTAGATAGACAATTACGTGGTCGTTCTGGTCGTCAGGGAGATCCAGGAAGCTCTCAATTTTATGTTTCTTTAGAAGATAACTTAATGCGTTTATTCGGTTCTGATAGGGTTGCAAAAATGATGGATAAAATGGGCTTGGAAGATGGTGAAGTTATTCAGCATAGTATGATGACCAAATCTATTGAACGTGCCCAGAAAAAAGTAGAGGAAAATAATTTTGGTGTTCGCAAGCGTTTATTAGAGTATGATGATGTAATGAATGCCCAACGCGAAGTTGTATATAAAAGAAGACGCCATGCCTTACAAGGTGAACGTTTAAAGCTAGATATTGCAAACATGGTCTATGACACATGTGAAGTAATTGTTGAAAGCAATAAAGCGGCAAGTGATTATAAGAACTTTGAATTTGAGTTAATTAAATATTTTTCAATCACAGCACCTATAGAAGAAGCTGATTTTGGTAAAATGTCTACTCAAGAAATCACTGGTAAAATTTACAAAGCAGCTTACACCCATTATAATGATAAAATGGAACGCAATGCAGCAGCAGCTTTTCCAGTTATCAAAAAGGTACATGAAGATAATGCCAATAATTTTGAGCGTATTGTAGTTCCTTTTACCGATGGTATTAAAAGCTTAAATGTTGTTACCAACCTTCAAGAAGCTTACGACACTAATGGAAAGCAGTTAATTACAGATTTTGAAAAGAATATTTCTTTAGCAATTATTGATGATTCTTGGAAAACGCATCTACGTAAAATGGATGAGTTGAAGCAATCGGTACAATTAGCGGTTCACGAACAAAAAGACCCTTTATTAATTTATAAGTTCGAAGCGTTTGAACTTTTTAAATCAATGATTGAAAAAGTAAACAAAGATGTGGTTTCTTTCTTGTTTAAAGGAGAATTACCATCTGAAAACACCAATGCTATTCAAGAAGAAAGAAACGTACAACGTAAAGAAAATTTAAAAACTTCCAAAGAGGAAATTCCCAATAGTGATGAATTGGCCGCACGTAGTAGAGCAGTTGGACAAAATCAAGGTCAACGCCCGGCGGTTACGGAAACTATTACTAGAGAGCAGCCAAAAATAGGTCGCAATGAACGCGTTACTATAAAAAATGTAATGAGTGGGGAAAGTAAAACGGTTAAATATAAACAGGCCGAACCGTTATTACAAAGCGGCACCTGGGTTTTGACTCAAGATTAA